The following coding sequences are from one Leptolyngbyaceae cyanobacterium window:
- the argH gene encoding argininosuccinate lyase: MENQEGKLDTEFAQQLGATTESKTWSQRFESALHPAIANFNASIGFDIELIEYDLTGSQAHAKMLAHTGIISSIEGEQIVAGLEKIRQEYREGKFNPGVDAEDVHFAVERRLTEIIGDVGKKLHTARSRNDQVGTDTRLYLRDRISQIRSQLREFQAVLLSIAETNVETLIPGYTHLQRAQPVSLAHHLLAYFEMLQRDWERLGEIDRRVNVSPLGAGALAGTTFPIDRHFTAKELHFGNVYANSLDAVSDRDFAIEFLCAASLIMVHLSRLSEEVIMWASEEFRFITLKDSCATGSSIMPQKKNPDVAELVRGKSGRVFGHLQAMLVLMKGLPLAYNKDLQEDKEALFDGVKTVKACLEAMTILFQEGIEFRKNRLAEAVAEDFSNATDVADYLAAKGVPFREAYNLVGKVVKTSIAGGKLLKDLTLEEWKALHPAFEADIYEAIAPQRVVAARNSYGGTGFEQVKQALQAAKSRLSFQ, translated from the coding sequence TTGGAAAATCAAGAGGGAAAGTTGGATACGGAATTTGCTCAACAATTAGGTGCTACTACCGAATCTAAAACTTGGAGTCAGCGATTTGAATCGGCTTTACATCCGGCGATCGCTAATTTTAATGCGAGTATCGGTTTTGACATAGAATTGATCGAGTACGACCTGACGGGTTCGCAAGCTCATGCAAAGATGCTAGCCCATACAGGTATTATTTCTTCAATCGAGGGAGAACAGATAGTTGCAGGTTTAGAAAAAATCCGTCAAGAATACCGGGAAGGAAAATTTAATCCGGGAGTTGATGCAGAAGACGTTCATTTTGCCGTCGAACGCCGACTGACGGAAATTATCGGTGATGTAGGTAAAAAATTACACACTGCCCGCTCTCGCAACGACCAGGTAGGAACGGATACCAGGCTTTACCTGCGCGATCGAATTTCTCAAATTCGCAGCCAGTTAAGAGAATTCCAAGCTGTACTGCTATCTATAGCTGAAACTAACGTCGAAACTTTGATCCCCGGTTATACTCACCTACAACGCGCTCAGCCAGTCAGTTTAGCCCATCACCTGCTGGCTTATTTTGAAATGTTACAACGGGACTGGGAACGACTGGGGGAAATCGATCGGAGAGTAAACGTTTCTCCGTTAGGTGCTGGTGCTTTGGCTGGGACGACTTTTCCTATTGACAGGCATTTCACGGCTAAAGAGTTGCATTTCGGTAACGTTTATGCGAACAGTTTGGATGCTGTTAGCGATCGCGATTTCGCGATCGAATTCCTCTGTGCCGCCAGCTTAATTATGGTTCACTTAAGCCGCCTGAGTGAAGAAGTAATTATGTGGGCATCTGAGGAATTTCGCTTTATCACTTTGAAAGATAGCTGCGCCACGGGTTCTAGCATCATGCCTCAAAAGAAAAATCCCGACGTGGCAGAATTAGTACGGGGCAAAAGCGGCAGGGTTTTCGGTCACCTGCAAGCCATGCTAGTCCTGATGAAAGGACTGCCTTTGGCTTATAACAAAGATTTGCAAGAAGATAAAGAAGCGCTTTTTGATGGGGTGAAGACTGTAAAAGCTTGCTTAGAAGCAATGACTATTCTTTTTCAAGAGGGAATTGAATTCCGGAAAAACCGTTTGGCAGAAGCCGTAGCAGAAGACTTTTCCAATGCTACAGATGTAGCTGACTACCTAGCCGCCAAAGGAGTACCTTTTCGAGAAGCGTACAACTTAGTGGGGAAAGTGGTTAAAACGAGCATTGCCGGGGGGAAACTCCTCAAGGATTTAACCTTAGAGGAGTGGAAAGCTTTGCACCCAGCTTTTGAAGCCGATATCTATGAAGCGATCGCTCCACAGCGAGTAGTAGCGGCTCGCAATAGCTATGGTGGCACGGGCTTTGAGCAAGTGAAACAAGCTCTTCAAGCAGCTAAATCTCGGCTTTCCTTCCAGTGA
- a CDS encoding GAF domain-containing SpoIIE family protein phosphatase, whose translation MTALPLPRPSSPSSDDRNDTSADVTPVFALKELVARLHREQHKIQDLLSSLGFALRSFNNLNQFLELVPLMATRVTDADGSALILIKPNGQIKLEQLHCQDSLQGTEIRKAIEKATSNLKNLTAKNSTQAGEALVPLDLSEASGVEKKLALLDEQLINCLGPDIHLFGTAILVKQIERGRLYVFSPDPEYSWTETRQKLVRLVADQTAVAIANDELTVELRKKERLDRELEIGAEIQQRLLPRQCPQIPGLALAARCKPANRVGGDYYDFIPTCHTPQASLSGEKPSLCNRWGIVIGDVMGKGVPAGLIMTMTRGMLRAEVLNGHSPGRILQHLNQVMYADLENSHRFVTLFYSEYNLETGILCYSNAAHNPPLLWQASTRSVKRLDTLGMLIGLDTNSQYEEAQVDLAPGDTLIYYTDGFTEASNPSGERFDEENLTRAFEQACQHCQDVQAILDYLFGQVQQFIGQGNRNGDDMTLVVMQIAPNV comes from the coding sequence ATGACTGCTTTGCCCCTTCCCAGACCATCCTCTCCATCATCAGACGATCGCAACGATACCTCTGCTGACGTGACACCTGTTTTTGCCCTCAAAGAATTGGTAGCGCGTTTACATCGAGAACAGCACAAAATCCAAGACTTACTTAGTTCTCTAGGATTTGCTTTAAGGAGTTTTAATAATCTGAATCAATTTTTAGAGTTGGTTCCTCTGATGGCAACGCGAGTTACCGATGCAGATGGTAGTGCTTTAATTTTGATTAAACCAAACGGTCAAATTAAGTTAGAACAACTCCATTGTCAGGATAGTCTTCAAGGTACGGAAATCCGAAAAGCGATCGAAAAAGCAACTAGTAACTTAAAAAACCTAACGGCGAAAAATTCCACCCAAGCAGGCGAAGCGTTAGTACCTTTAGACTTGAGCGAAGCATCTGGGGTGGAAAAAAAACTAGCACTTTTAGACGAGCAACTAATTAATTGCTTAGGCCCAGATATCCATCTGTTCGGTACTGCTATTTTAGTTAAACAAATAGAAAGGGGACGTTTGTACGTTTTCAGCCCCGATCCCGAGTATAGTTGGACGGAAACCAGGCAAAAGTTAGTTCGCTTAGTAGCAGATCAAACAGCTGTGGCGATCGCAAATGATGAACTAACTGTAGAACTGAGAAAAAAAGAACGTCTCGATCGAGAACTAGAAATTGGTGCGGAAATCCAACAGCGATTGCTTCCTCGCCAATGTCCTCAAATTCCCGGTCTGGCGTTAGCTGCTCGCTGTAAACCGGCTAATCGGGTGGGTGGAGATTATTACGATTTTATCCCGACTTGCCATACTCCCCAAGCTAGTTTGTCTGGCGAAAAGCCCTCTTTATGCAACCGCTGGGGCATAGTGATCGGAGATGTGATGGGCAAAGGTGTTCCGGCTGGTTTAATTATGACCATGACCAGGGGAATGTTGAGGGCAGAAGTACTAAACGGTCATTCTCCAGGTCGAATTTTGCAACATTTGAACCAAGTGATGTACGCCGATTTGGAAAACTCCCATCGCTTCGTAACTTTGTTTTATTCCGAGTACAATTTAGAAACTGGTATCCTTTGTTACAGCAATGCCGCTCACAATCCGCCTTTGTTATGGCAGGCATCTACGCGATCGGTCAAGCGTTTAGATACTTTGGGTATGTTAATTGGTTTGGATACCAATTCGCAGTACGAAGAAGCTCAGGTAGATTTAGCTCCAGGCGATACGTTAATTTATTACACGGATGGGTTTACCGAAGCATCCAATCCTAGTGGAGAGCGTTTTGATGAAGAAAACCTCACTCGTGCTTTCGAGCAAGCTTGTCAGCATTGCCAAGACGTGCAAGCTATTTTAGATTATTTATTCGGTCAAGTACAGCAATTTATCGGTCAGGGAAATCGCAACGGAGATGATATGACGTTAGTAGTAATGCAGATTGCACCGAATGTTTGA